A single genomic interval of Shewanella psychropiezotolerans harbors:
- a CDS encoding glucan 1,4-alpha-glucosidase yields MFHGYLPSPVTKSLVTLAIIAALGACSPTTEKPVINAQSSSNTFSPGAPGIDPTWAFAGKTGIGTSYAPYSNANNESESHSKVWFSIAQGVLTETMYGLIHNAQLKELQFIVTGNGFVDTEKQDTISTIDYLHKDELGRPLSLAYKVINTDKDGKYRIEKHIFTDPLHASLMMRVTFTAFEEGITPYLYVNPHMDNSGANDIADVVSQDGDLALIAYTNEAEPSVMTVKSDLPFIKASAGFVGVSDGLTDIKQDGEMNWQYRSTSDPQDQTIGNVALTAQLPGLEKSTDKEMKSLSFNLVLGFGNDPAQSMANADATLTRGYNQVLADYNGEGEAIGWQDYLASLTALPAMSGNTTDEGKLLYASALVLKAQEDKTHTGALIASLSNPWGDTVSAKVGSTGYKAVWPRDFYQCAMAFLAMGDTQTPKVAFEYLEKVQVTKHTPGYTGTPGWFLQKTHVDGEIEWVGVQLDQTAMPIMLGWKLWQAQIFSDAEITHWYQRMLKPAAEFLVTGGEVNLDWNHTHITPLKTQQERWEEQQGYSPSTAAAVISGLVAASDIARVAGDLKGAQRYLDTAKAMKQGLAERVITTKGLLSADGVAMTLADEQQTPPYYLRLSPQGKPNEARTLGDNNGRAGLDQRLILDGGFLELVRYGVVPADDAVIRQTLALMDNTQLDDNLRVKYTFTAKDGSLFPGFRRYGNDGYGEDTETGASYAEKGTNTPHQRGRVWPFFTGERGHYELALAIDNDALTEKRHRELVDTYVQGMESFANQGLMLPEQVWDSVGDPSRYHYRHGQGTNSATPLAWTHAEYIKLVRSLTDKRVWDHYPVVDDKLKN; encoded by the coding sequence ATGTTCCATGGATACTTGCCTTCACCCGTGACTAAGTCGCTAGTGACTCTGGCCATCATTGCCGCTCTCGGTGCCTGCTCACCGACAACCGAAAAGCCTGTGATAAACGCACAATCTAGCTCGAACACATTTTCCCCCGGCGCCCCGGGGATTGACCCCACATGGGCATTTGCCGGTAAGACAGGCATAGGCACCTCTTATGCGCCCTACTCAAATGCTAACAATGAGTCGGAGTCACACAGCAAGGTCTGGTTCTCTATCGCCCAAGGCGTGCTAACCGAGACCATGTATGGCCTGATCCATAACGCCCAGCTTAAAGAGCTACAGTTTATCGTCACGGGAAATGGCTTCGTCGATACCGAGAAGCAAGATACGATCAGCACAATTGACTATCTTCACAAAGATGAGTTAGGTCGCCCGCTGTCACTGGCTTACAAGGTCATCAACACAGATAAGGATGGCAAGTATCGAATAGAGAAGCATATCTTTACCGATCCGCTTCACGCCAGCCTGATGATGCGAGTGACTTTTACCGCCTTCGAGGAGGGTATCACCCCTTATCTTTACGTGAATCCTCACATGGATAATAGCGGCGCCAACGACATAGCCGATGTGGTAAGCCAAGACGGGGATCTGGCTCTGATTGCTTACACCAATGAAGCAGAACCCAGTGTGATGACGGTGAAATCCGATCTGCCCTTCATCAAAGCCAGTGCAGGTTTCGTCGGGGTATCCGATGGTCTCACCGACATTAAACAAGATGGCGAAATGAACTGGCAGTACAGATCGACATCGGATCCACAAGACCAGACCATAGGCAATGTCGCCCTCACGGCGCAATTGCCAGGACTCGAGAAGAGCACCGATAAAGAGATGAAGAGTCTCAGCTTTAATTTAGTGCTGGGATTCGGTAATGACCCAGCCCAGAGCATGGCCAACGCCGATGCGACGTTAACGCGAGGCTATAACCAAGTATTAGCCGACTATAACGGCGAAGGCGAAGCCATAGGTTGGCAAGACTACCTCGCTTCGTTAACCGCCCTGCCTGCGATGTCCGGCAATACTACAGATGAAGGCAAACTCTTATATGCCAGCGCGCTGGTACTTAAGGCTCAGGAAGATAAGACACATACCGGCGCCCTTATCGCCTCCTTGTCTAATCCTTGGGGTGACACGGTATCGGCTAAAGTGGGTAGCACAGGCTATAAAGCCGTATGGCCGCGGGACTTTTATCAATGCGCCATGGCCTTTCTCGCCATGGGAGACACTCAAACGCCCAAGGTGGCATTCGAATACTTAGAGAAGGTACAAGTCACCAAGCATACCCCGGGCTATACCGGCACTCCCGGCTGGTTCTTGCAAAAGACCCATGTGGATGGCGAAATAGAATGGGTTGGCGTGCAGCTGGATCAAACTGCCATGCCCATCATGCTCGGCTGGAAACTCTGGCAAGCTCAAATATTTTCCGACGCTGAAATTACGCATTGGTACCAGCGAATGCTCAAACCCGCGGCCGAATTTCTCGTCACCGGTGGTGAGGTAAACCTTGACTGGAATCACACTCACATTACGCCGCTAAAAACGCAGCAGGAGCGCTGGGAAGAGCAACAAGGCTATTCACCATCGACTGCTGCCGCAGTTATCTCGGGCCTGGTGGCCGCCAGCGATATCGCACGGGTTGCAGGAGATCTCAAAGGCGCACAACGTTATCTCGATACGGCAAAAGCCATGAAGCAAGGACTCGCAGAACGAGTCATCACCACTAAAGGCTTGCTTAGCGCCGATGGAGTAGCCATGACTCTCGCTGACGAGCAGCAAACTCCTCCCTATTACCTGCGTCTCTCGCCTCAGGGTAAGCCCAATGAAGCAAGGACACTCGGTGATAACAATGGCAGAGCGGGCTTAGATCAACGCCTCATCTTAGACGGTGGTTTCCTCGAGTTGGTCCGTTACGGTGTCGTCCCGGCAGATGATGCTGTGATTAGGCAGACGTTGGCCCTGATGGACAATACCCAACTGGATGATAACCTTAGGGTCAAATACACCTTCACCGCCAAAGATGGCAGTCTGTTTCCTGGGTTCCGGCGCTATGGCAACGATGGTTATGGTGAAGATACCGAGACCGGAGCGAGTTATGCAGAGAAAGGTACAAACACTCCCCACCAAAGGGGCCGGGTATGGCCCTTCTTCACCGGTGAGCGTGGGCACTATGAGCTGGCACTTGCCATCGACAATGACGCGTTAACCGAGAAGCGCCATAGGGAGCTGGTCGATACTTATGTTCAGGGAATGGAGAGTTTTGCCAACCAAGGGCTGATGCTGCCGGAGCAGGTGTGGGACAGCGTAGGCGACCCTAGCCGATATCACTATCGACATGGCCAAGGAACCAACTCGGCCACCCCGCTCGCCTGGACCCATGCAGAATACATCAAGCTGGTACGTTCCTTAACAGATAAACGCGTTTGGGATCATTACCCTGTGGTAGATGATAAGTTGAAAAATTAG
- a CDS encoding GreA/GreB family elongation factor, with protein sequence MVNNTKFDKRLIVDRIISGLELAKQAAMSAAKQAHETATHSETVAKSKYETFGLEASYLAHGQAQRVAECEIELLAYRSLNLACFLDDSGIDLSALVTLEDELGVENTYFIGPGAPGMKIDLETDKNIDLKINKHTEIDLAAGCHKNSDKGQRMIIVITPSSPLGQSLMGRYLDDTVRLNIGAQPKVYEITGVE encoded by the coding sequence ATGGTGAATAACACCAAATTTGATAAGCGGTTAATCGTCGATAGGATCATTTCTGGGCTTGAGCTTGCCAAGCAGGCAGCTATGTCTGCGGCGAAACAGGCCCACGAGACCGCCACACACAGTGAAACTGTGGCCAAGAGTAAGTATGAGACTTTTGGCCTCGAAGCCTCATACTTGGCCCATGGGCAGGCTCAACGAGTCGCAGAATGTGAAATCGAGTTATTGGCCTATAGGTCGTTGAACTTAGCCTGCTTCTTAGATGATTCAGGTATAGACTTATCTGCCTTGGTGACCCTCGAAGACGAGCTAGGAGTAGAGAACACCTATTTTATCGGCCCCGGCGCACCGGGTATGAAAATTGACCTCGAAACTGACAAGAATATTGACCTGAAGATTAACAAACACACAGAGATTGATTTAGCGGCCGGGTGTCATAAAAATTCAGACAAAGGGCAGCGGATGATCATCGTCATCACTCCATCATCTCCCCTTGGGCAGTCACTCATGGGCAGGTATCTTGATGATACCGTGCGGCTCAATATAGGCGCTCAGCCTAAGGTTTATGAAATCACAGGGGTGGAGTAA
- a CDS encoding LacI family DNA-binding transcriptional regulator has protein sequence MALKATSIDIAYRAGVSQSTVSRALRNSPLVNLETRERIQAIAKELNYKVDKNASNLRTQNCKTIALLLCEDPTNDDSLINPFFLSMLGSITRATAQQGYDLLVSFQQLSSDWHGDYEDSNKADGIILLGYGDYLDYEAKLEKLLEQNTHFVIWGAEHNNKSVLSIGCDNFQGGLIATEHLLSQGRTRPAFLGDSSSHSPEFRDRYLGHSRAMKQAGLPLNKKCQFSAISTEASGFEAANKLFDSGLEFDSIFAASDLIAIGAIRALKEQGISVPQQVSIVGYDDIPVASFANPPLTTVKQNTKLAGEILVDSVLKLIRGEAVKAQLIPTRLIVRESTACAR, from the coding sequence ATGGCATTGAAAGCAACTTCGATAGACATTGCGTATCGCGCAGGCGTATCTCAATCTACAGTATCCAGGGCATTGAGAAACAGCCCATTGGTGAATCTCGAAACCCGCGAGCGGATCCAAGCGATAGCTAAAGAGCTCAACTATAAAGTCGATAAAAATGCCAGTAATTTACGGACACAAAACTGCAAGACAATAGCGTTACTTCTGTGTGAAGACCCAACCAATGATGACTCACTGATCAATCCATTTTTCCTCTCCATGTTGGGATCAATAACCAGAGCCACGGCTCAGCAGGGCTACGATCTGCTGGTTTCATTTCAACAGCTCAGTAGCGACTGGCATGGAGATTATGAAGACAGTAATAAGGCCGATGGCATCATATTGCTCGGCTATGGTGATTATTTGGATTATGAAGCCAAGTTGGAAAAACTCCTGGAGCAAAATACCCATTTTGTTATTTGGGGGGCGGAGCATAACAACAAGTCAGTCTTGTCTATCGGTTGTGATAACTTTCAAGGGGGCTTGATAGCGACTGAGCATCTATTGTCGCAAGGCCGTACACGGCCCGCCTTCTTAGGCGACTCGAGCAGCCATAGCCCTGAGTTTAGAGACAGGTACTTAGGCCATAGCAGAGCGATGAAACAAGCTGGTTTACCTCTCAATAAGAAGTGTCAGTTTAGTGCTATCAGCACCGAGGCATCTGGTTTCGAGGCGGCGAATAAACTGTTCGATTCGGGATTGGAGTTTGACTCGATTTTTGCCGCCAGTGATCTCATTGCCATAGGTGCCATTCGGGCGTTAAAAGAGCAGGGGATTTCAGTTCCGCAGCAAGTATCAATCGTTGGCTATGACGATATACCTGTCGCCAGTTTCGCTAACCCTCCGCTGACTACGGTTAAACAAAACACTAAACTTGCCGGTGAAATCTTGGTTGACAGTGTACTCAAGCTGATTAGAGGTGAAGCAGTCAAAGCCCAGCTGATCCCAACCAGGTTAATTGTCAGAGAGTCGACGGCCTGTGCGCGTTAA
- the fusA gene encoding elongation factor G — protein sequence MTDLSKYRNIGIFAHVDAGKTTTTERILKLTGKIHKIGEVHDGESTTDFMEQEAERGITIQSAAVSCFWNDHRFNVIDTPGHVDFTVEVYRSLKVLDGGIGVFCGSGGVEPQSETNWRYANESEVARIIFVNKLDRMGADFLRVVKQTKDVLGANPIVMVLPIGIEDEFSGLVDLLTRKAWIWDETGQAENYKIEDVPADMVDLVEEYREMLIETALEQDDDLLEAYMEGEEISIEDIKRCIRTGTRKIDFFPTYCGSAFKNKGMQLLLDAVVDYLPAPQEVDPQPLTDEEGEPNGEFAIVSADEPFKALAFKIMDDRFGALTFVRIYSGRLNKGDTILNSFTGKTERVGRMVEMQADERNELSSAQAGDIIAIVGMKNVQTGHTLCDPKHPCTLEAMVFPEPVISISVKPKDKGGSEKMGVAIGKMIAEDPTFRVETDEDSGETILRGMGELHLDIKVDILKRTYGVELIVGEPQVAYRETITQMVEDSYTHKKQSGGSGQFGKIDYVIRPGEANTGLTFTSKVVGGNVPKEFWPAVEKGFASLMGTGTVAGFPVLDVEFELRDGAFHAVDSSAIAFEIAAKGAFRQSIPKADPKLLEPIMAVDVFTPDDHVGDVIGDLNRRRGMIKDQMAGVTGVRIKADVALSEMFGYISTLRTMTSGRGQFSMEFSHYSQCPNSVSEKVIADVKERKAAEAKK from the coding sequence ATGACTGATTTATCAAAGTACAGAAACATTGGTATCTTCGCTCACGTTGACGCGGGTAAGACCACCACAACTGAGCGTATCCTAAAGCTTACCGGTAAAATCCATAAGATCGGTGAAGTTCATGATGGCGAATCAACAACTGATTTCATGGAACAGGAAGCTGAGCGTGGTATTACCATTCAGTCTGCTGCTGTAAGTTGTTTTTGGAACGATCACCGTTTTAACGTTATCGACACCCCTGGCCACGTTGACTTCACAGTAGAAGTTTATCGTTCTCTTAAGGTCCTTGATGGCGGTATCGGCGTATTCTGTGGTTCTGGTGGTGTTGAGCCTCAGTCAGAAACTAACTGGCGTTATGCGAACGAATCAGAAGTTGCACGTATCATCTTCGTCAACAAGTTAGACCGTATGGGTGCTGACTTCCTACGTGTTGTTAAGCAGACTAAAGATGTTCTGGGTGCTAACCCGATCGTCATGGTACTTCCTATCGGTATCGAAGATGAGTTCTCTGGTCTGGTTGACCTGCTGACTCGTAAGGCTTGGATATGGGACGAAACCGGACAAGCTGAAAACTATAAGATTGAAGATGTTCCAGCTGACATGGTTGACCTTGTAGAAGAGTACCGTGAAATGCTAATCGAAACTGCCCTAGAGCAGGATGACGATTTGCTAGAAGCCTACATGGAAGGCGAAGAGATTTCTATCGAAGATATTAAGCGTTGTATCCGTACTGGTACTCGTAAAATAGATTTCTTCCCAACATACTGTGGCTCAGCATTTAAGAACAAGGGCATGCAGCTTCTGCTTGACGCCGTTGTTGATTACTTACCAGCGCCACAAGAAGTTGATCCACAGCCGCTTACCGACGAAGAAGGCGAGCCAAATGGTGAATTCGCTATCGTATCTGCCGATGAGCCATTTAAAGCGCTTGCATTCAAGATCATGGATGACCGTTTCGGTGCCCTGACCTTCGTACGAATCTACTCGGGTCGTCTTAATAAAGGTGACACCATACTGAACTCGTTCACAGGTAAAACTGAGCGTGTTGGCCGTATGGTTGAGATGCAAGCCGATGAGCGTAACGAATTATCTTCAGCACAAGCTGGTGACATCATTGCTATCGTGGGTATGAAGAACGTGCAAACTGGTCACACATTATGTGATCCTAAGCACCCTTGTACACTAGAAGCCATGGTATTCCCAGAGCCAGTTATCTCAATCTCTGTTAAACCGAAAGACAAAGGTGGCAGTGAGAAGATGGGTGTCGCTATCGGTAAGATGATTGCTGAAGATCCAACTTTCCGCGTTGAAACTGACGAAGATTCAGGCGAAACCATCCTTAGAGGCATGGGCGAACTTCACCTAGACATTAAAGTTGATATTCTTAAGCGTACTTACGGCGTTGAGCTAATCGTTGGTGAGCCACAAGTGGCATACCGTGAGACTATCACTCAGATGGTTGAAGATAGCTACACCCATAAGAAGCAGTCTGGTGGTTCTGGTCAGTTCGGTAAGATCGACTACGTTATCCGTCCAGGCGAAGCCAACACTGGCTTAACATTTACCTCTAAAGTTGTTGGTGGTAACGTTCCTAAGGAATTCTGGCCTGCTGTTGAGAAAGGTTTCGCATCTCTAATGGGTACTGGTACTGTTGCTGGTTTCCCTGTGCTTGACGTTGAGTTTGAACTTCGTGATGGTGCTTTCCATGCAGTTGACTCGTCAGCTATCGCATTCGAAATCGCTGCTAAAGGCGCATTCCGTCAGTCAATTCCAAAGGCAGATCCTAAGCTTCTTGAGCCAATCATGGCCGTTGACGTGTTCACTCCAGATGACCACGTTGGTGATGTTATTGGTGACCTTAACCGTCGCCGCGGCATGATCAAAGATCAAATGGCGGGTGTTACTGGCGTTCGTATCAAGGCTGACGTAGCGTTATCTGAAATGTTTGGTTACATCAGTACACTACGTACTATGACATCGGGCCGTGGTCAGTTCTCTATGGAGTTCTCTCACTACAGTCAGTGTCCAAACAGTGTTTCTGAAAAAGTTATCGCTGATGTTAAAGAAAGAAAAGCAGCTGAAGCTAAGAAGTAA
- a CDS encoding transporter, producing MSFIAPEHIFSNLAHTRSFSFWGARGVLLAACLAQCVTGAQAQDLEPRSYTNIPIGMNFMVLGYAHSQGEVSPSPGAPVENVQLNIDAAAIGYAHSFSLGGRSAKIDMGVSRVCFDGSAMLAGETITADQCGYTDPSIRLTWNFFGAPALSPKEFASWDQGVVIGTSLQVTAPIGSYDEKRLLNAGTNRWIFRPGIGMSQKLGRWYYNLIASARIYADNDEYYNEVGLTQEPQYTFQGHLIYSIGPGHWISFNSNYFFGGETTKGDIESNDYQENSRFGLTYSIPLSRHHSIKLNYSKGVLTRVGNDFDSFGAFWLYNF from the coding sequence ATGTCATTTATTGCTCCTGAGCATATTTTCTCAAATCTAGCCCACACCCGCTCTTTTTCCTTTTGGGGAGCCAGAGGTGTATTGTTAGCTGCGTGCTTGGCTCAGTGCGTCACTGGTGCCCAGGCCCAAGATCTCGAACCCAGAAGTTACACTAATATTCCCATTGGGATGAATTTTATGGTGCTGGGGTACGCACATTCTCAGGGGGAAGTTTCACCCTCTCCTGGTGCACCTGTCGAAAATGTACAGCTTAATATCGATGCCGCCGCTATCGGATATGCCCATTCTTTCTCTCTGGGGGGACGATCCGCTAAAATAGATATGGGGGTATCACGAGTCTGCTTCGATGGCAGCGCCATGTTAGCGGGAGAAACCATCACAGCAGACCAATGTGGTTATACCGATCCAAGTATCAGGCTCACTTGGAACTTTTTCGGCGCGCCGGCCTTATCACCTAAAGAGTTTGCATCTTGGGATCAAGGTGTCGTGATCGGTACCAGCTTGCAAGTGACCGCGCCCATAGGTAGCTATGATGAAAAGCGATTGCTTAATGCAGGTACCAATCGGTGGATTTTTCGTCCGGGAATAGGCATGTCTCAAAAACTGGGTCGCTGGTATTACAACCTTATCGCCTCCGCGAGAATATATGCTGACAACGATGAGTATTACAATGAAGTGGGTTTAACCCAAGAGCCTCAATACACTTTTCAGGGCCACCTCATTTACTCCATTGGCCCAGGGCACTGGATCTCTTTTAACTCGAATTACTTTTTTGGTGGTGAGACCACCAAAGGAGATATTGAGTCCAATGATTACCAGGAGAACTCTCGATTTGGGTTAACTTACTCCATTCCTCTGAGTAGGCATCACAGTATCAAGCTAAATTACAGCAAAGGGGTACTGACTCGAGTAGGCAATGATTTCGATTCATTTGGTGCATTTTGGCTGTACAATTTTTAA
- a CDS encoding ribosomal protein uL16 3-hydroxylase, which translates to MHLHLGELTPETFLRDYWQKKPLVIRQGFRNFEDLLTPEEMAGLACDELVESRRIYKELGQWQAEFGPFDSYEDLGESDWTLVVQALNHWLPDAERLIQCFDFIPRWRFDDVMVSYATPGGGVGPHIDLYDVFICQGSGRRRWRVGDRGPHKEFAAHPALLHTEAFEPIIDVELLPGDILYLPPGFPHDGVTLEASMSFSVGYRTASAKDMVSALADHLIDNDLGCEQIADPGRPLARQSGKISDADLARIKAQLLDTLDDQLISEFSGRYLTQSKCELDLVEEELGFQPADIVELLGNQGLTRLGGLRCLYFEHSVEQGIFYLNGEKISMSPRLMSIIPMLCDHQVLTPVMLEPWIKDDGFIDMLTMWINAGFWYFEED; encoded by the coding sequence ATGCATCTGCACTTAGGTGAACTTACACCGGAAACCTTCCTTAGAGATTATTGGCAGAAGAAACCTCTGGTTATTCGACAAGGATTCAGAAATTTTGAAGACTTACTCACGCCCGAAGAGATGGCGGGTCTTGCCTGTGATGAACTGGTCGAGTCTCGCCGTATCTATAAAGAGCTAGGACAATGGCAGGCCGAGTTCGGCCCTTTTGATTCTTATGAAGATTTAGGAGAGTCAGACTGGACTCTGGTCGTTCAGGCACTAAACCATTGGCTACCAGATGCAGAGCGGCTTATTCAGTGTTTTGATTTTATTCCCCGCTGGCGTTTCGATGATGTCATGGTGAGTTATGCCACACCTGGTGGCGGTGTTGGTCCACATATTGATCTCTATGATGTGTTTATCTGCCAGGGCTCTGGCCGTCGTCGTTGGCGGGTGGGAGATAGAGGACCACATAAAGAGTTTGCCGCACATCCAGCACTGCTGCACACGGAAGCCTTTGAGCCCATTATTGATGTCGAGTTATTGCCCGGTGATATCTTATATCTGCCACCAGGTTTTCCTCACGACGGGGTGACACTGGAAGCGTCCATGAGCTTCTCTGTGGGATATCGCACCGCATCAGCTAAAGATATGGTGAGCGCGCTCGCGGATCATCTGATCGATAATGATTTAGGCTGTGAGCAGATAGCCGATCCGGGTCGTCCCCTTGCCAGGCAAAGCGGCAAGATAAGTGATGCAGATCTGGCCCGTATCAAGGCGCAATTACTCGATACTCTGGATGATCAACTTATTAGTGAATTTTCCGGCCGTTATCTGACTCAATCTAAGTGTGAATTGGACCTTGTTGAAGAAGAATTAGGATTTCAGCCCGCTGATATTGTTGAGCTTCTCGGCAATCAAGGGCTAACTCGTCTTGGGGGGCTACGCTGTCTCTATTTTGAACATTCAGTCGAGCAGGGGATCTTCTATCTCAACGGCGAGAAAATATCTATGTCGCCTAGGTTGATGAGCATAATTCCCATGCTCTGCGATCATCAAGTCCTTACGCCTGTGATGCTAGAACCTTGGATTAAAGATGATGGCTTCATCGACATGCTCACCATGTGGATCAATGCCGGTTTCTGGTATTTCGAAGAAGATTAA
- a CDS encoding 3'-5' exonuclease gives MSSPAADSVIILDFETTGLSPNQGDRAIEIGAVRIEDGIVVDTFQELMNPGFRVSGFIAGYTGISNAMLANAAPCEEVMARFADFICDHNLVAHNASFDQRFLDAELDAINLRYGGEFACSMLIARRLYQDAPNHKLGGLVEYKQIENDGVFHRALADSEMTAKLWLQMLDDMRNEHNIIEPSFTLMQDLSRKPKAQVNRFLSMLD, from the coding sequence ATGAGCTCTCCCGCAGCCGACTCAGTCATTATTCTCGATTTCGAGACCACAGGCCTCTCCCCTAACCAAGGAGATAGAGCCATAGAAATTGGCGCCGTGAGAATAGAAGACGGTATAGTCGTCGATACATTTCAAGAACTGATGAACCCAGGTTTTCGTGTCAGTGGATTCATTGCTGGCTACACAGGTATTTCAAACGCTATGTTAGCCAATGCAGCTCCATGTGAAGAAGTGATGGCACGTTTCGCTGACTTCATCTGCGACCATAATCTGGTGGCACATAATGCCTCGTTCGATCAACGCTTCTTAGATGCCGAGCTCGACGCTATTAATTTACGCTATGGCGGGGAATTTGCCTGTTCCATGTTGATAGCACGCCGTTTATATCAAGATGCCCCCAACCATAAACTCGGTGGCCTGGTTGAATATAAACAGATTGAAAATGATGGTGTATTTCACCGGGCATTGGCCGATTCAGAGATGACAGCTAAGCTCTGGTTACAGATGCTTGATGATATGCGCAACGAACATAACATCATAGAACCGAGTTTTACCTTGATGCAGGACTTGTCACGAAAACCTAAGGCTCAGGTCAATCGCTTCTTAAGTATGCTCGATTAA